In Gadus macrocephalus chromosome 11, ASM3116895v1, a single genomic region encodes these proteins:
- the tpbgb gene encoding trophoblast glycoprotein b isoform X2, protein MTTLSLRNGSLIAVLNGTLTGPPLRDLDLRDNSLRELPNTTLAEFSLKPGLRVLLAGNPWRCDCFLEDLVEWLKDSELVTDRQNLTCVDPANMKHVPLLKLDASRLECNFLGDMKGVLETSYVFLGLVLALIGVIFLLVLYLNRKGIKRWMYNIRDACRDHMEGYHYRYEINSDPRLANLSINSDV, encoded by the coding sequence ATGACTACCCTGAGCCTGCGAAATGGCTCCCTCATAGCTGTTCTGAACGGAACCCTCACTGGCCCCCCACTACGGGACCTGGACCTGAGGGACAACAGTTTGAGGGAGctccccaacaccaccctggCAGAATTCAGCCTCAAGCCCGGCCTACGAGTTCTCCTAGCGGGCAACCCCTGGCGCTGTGACTGCTTCCTGGAGGACCTGGTGGAGTGGCTGAAGGACTCGGAGCTAGTGACTGACCGGCAGAACCTCACCTGCGTGGACCCGGCCAACATGAAGCACGTGCCTCTACTGAAGCTTGACGCTTCACGGCTAGAGTGCAACTTCTTGGGCGACATGAAGGGGGTCCTGGAGACGTCCTACGTGTTCTTGGGTCTGGTGCTGGCCCTAATCGGGGTCATCTTCTTGCTGGTGCTCTACCTAAACCGCAAGGGCATCAAGCGGTGGATGTACAACATCCGTGACGCGTGCCGGGACCACATGGAGGGCTACCACTACCGGTACGAGATCAACTCGGACCCTCGACTAGCCAATCTCAGCATCAACTCTGATGTTTAA
- the ibtk gene encoding inhibitor of Bruton tyrosine kinase isoform X1, translating to MSPLIPECTAKCRSTQHADEVVAVLTCCSEKRLQAFLSAHCYNAATLKDAFGRTALHLAASTGKKALLEWLVESKNADLLAKDKESGWTPLHRSVFYGQIHCLMALVKHGGLLSSQDREGLSVLDLTVKDRPEHVVFKNTDPMEVYTWGNNTNFSLGQGNQESRQHPELVDFFARSGVYVKQVVLSKFHSVFLSQKGQVFTCGHGQGGRLGHGDEQTYLVPRMVEGLTSHHCTQVAAAKDHTVVLTEGGYVYTFGLNTFHQLGLSPPPASAYVPKQVFSKNLKGRTVIGVAAGRFHTVLWTREAVYTMGLNGGHLGYLLDPNGEKCVTAPRQVSALHHKDVSIAMVAASNGATVVATEKGDLYLLADYQCKKLASRQLNIKKVLVSGGSLDHRVAPQTLNEGVGEKIAILALDEAGRVFCWRSFSGSVRQCRWAYGRQVFVSDIALSKNNMMFVTQEGEGFSGVWAGEYKKFDGKKDGSVEVCGGHSSAATVYERIRLEKLPYVHRAVGITSDSKGSNFGVLQSDPKTSLFEIPIVSPSSFSQHFGCLLQEADETDSIHDVTLQAGDRTFPAHKYILSMRSEFFRKLFMCEGGGGGMEEAEADGEVQVSEDAVGCDLVLLEKIPADMLEHALSFIYTDSCELLLHGTRPTGSVATPDHSHYQDQDPEQERLISSLQEMDLRGRSALDVYRSLVPGSQRDADKTKKKAPKPGKKAKGARGDDKARANGGGSNPVKALQVIAKKLGLASLSARLDGVKYENGRINVVHKKTGNKLKFNQKKCAYLCDVTLKSEEGKEFRCHKSVLCARLEYFQSMLGNPWVEATSCTALEMPTSSEILHVILEYVYTDESPTIKECLNVEFVCSVLVVADQLLITRLKEMSETAITENLTLKNAAELLEFAAMYNAEQLKLSCLQFIVLNMAALLEAKVLDVLSDEVLLELSASYRRMIPAMQKRVITPYPDAPDLRPYEEEDSESVVFSPKTQSELEPSCRETLLKKAKVKAKKKPRRRSESSGGYTISDRIQCPPVAVVAPCLVTSCVATSSDSLQELMTSDSDGSFTGAASPRDLQSPVFHDKAEVEKAVCQKALTVPCSPTSLDNGLHCSPGSAAPEPIPKTRARPAGPLPILDLRTIMHMEAGSFPAPGATPRSPGSVGGSSKLSPVPAKLSQKQRKMIAQAAKEPPREPGVSRAVAVVTPSKGGAKAWATPVKSPPASRSFRDLLAEEESIVGSGAGQMRGGSGGQATQGSPVTMTTQRRVTFKCAEPSELEKTSGPWVLGAVGSPPRASTVPFTAILEEEKQQEAALIRSREKPLALIQIEECAIQQLLIHYKARDNPDELIAVERSSMGPIATPTWNKQH from the exons ATGAGTCCGCTAATACCTGAATGCACAGCGAAGTGCCGCTCAACGCAACACGCGGACGAAGTGGTGGCGGTGCTGACCTGCTGCTCAGAGAAGCGTCTTCAGGCGTTTCTGAGCGCACACTGCTACAACGCAGCCACCCTGAAGGACGCCTTCGGACGCACGGCCCTGCATCTAGCGGCGTCAACGGGCAAGAAGGCcctgctggagtggctggtggaGAGTAAGAACGCGGACCTGCTGGCTAAGGACAAGGAGTCTGGATGGACACCTTTGCACCGCAGTGTCTTCTATGGACAGATCCACTGCCTAATGGCTCTAGTCAAG CATGGAGGTCTGCTGTCCTCACAGGACCGAGAGGGTCTCTCCGTCTTGGACTTAACTGTGAAGGACAGACCAGAACACGTGGTCTTCAAAAACACAG ACCCAATGGAGGTATACACATGGGGCAACAACACTAACTTCAGTCTAGGCCAGGGCAACCAGGAAAGCAGGCAGCACCCGGAACTTGTTGACTTCTTTGCCAGGAGTGGAGTTTACGTCAAGCAG GTGGTGCTGTCCAAGTTCCACTCTGTGTTCCTGTCCCAGAAAGGCCAGGTGTTCACCTGTGGACACGGTCAAGGTGGTCGCCTCGGGCACGGGGACGAACAGACATACCTG GTTCCCCGCATGGTGGAGGGCTTGACGTCCCACCACTGCACCCAGGTGGCCGCGGCCAAAGACCACACGGTGGTGCTCACCGAGGGGGGCTACGTCTACACATTTGGCCTCAACACCTTCCACCAGCTGGGCCTCTCTCCTCCGCCTGCCTCCGCTTACGTCCCGAAGCAG GTGTTCTCAAAGAACCTGAAAGGCAGGACTGTGATTGGTGTGGCTGCCGGAAGGTTCCACACAGTACTGTGGACCAGGGAGGCTGTCTACACGATGGGTCTCAATGGAGGACACTTGG GTTACCTGCTGGACCCCAACGGGGAGAAGTGTGTGACGGCCCCGAGGCAGGTGTCTGCCCTGCACCACAAGGATGTCTCCATCGCCATGGTAGCGGCAAGTAACGGCGCCACCGTCGTTGCCACGGAGAAGGGCGACCTCTACCTGCTGGCCGACTACCAGTGCAAGAAGCTAGCGTCCAG GCAACTGAACATCAAGAAGGTCCTGGTGAGTGGAGGCAGCCTGGATCACCGCGTGGCCCCACAGACGCTGAacgagggagtgggagagaagaTTGCCATTTTGGCCCTGGATGAAGCTGGAAGG GTGTTCTGCTGGCGTTCCTTCAGCGGCTCAGTGCGACAGTGCAGGTGGGCGTACGGACGGCAGGTCTTTGTGTCCGACATCGCCCTCAGCAAGAACAACATGATGTTTGTCACCCAGGAGGGAGAGGGCTTTAGCGGCGTCTGGGCTGGAGAATACAAGAAGTTTGATGGGAAGAAGG ATGGCAGTGTGGAGGTGTGCGGCGGCCATTCCAGCGCCGCCACGGTGTACGAACGCATTCGCCTGGAGAAGCTCCCGTATGTCCACCGAGCAGTCGGCATCACGTCGGACTCTAAAGGAAGCAACTTTGGAGTGCTACAGTCGGACCCAAAAACAAG CCTGTTTGAGATCCCCATCGTCTCCCCGTCCTCCTTCTCCCAACACTTCGGCTGCCTGTTGCAGGAGGCCGACGAGACGGACAGCATCCACGACGTGACGTTGCAGGCCGGCGACCGCACCTTCCCCGCCCACAAGTACATCCTGTCCATGAGGTCCGAGTTCTTCCGGAAGCTGTTCATGTGCgaaggcggcggcggtggcatggaggaggcggaggcagaCGGCGAGGTGCAGGTGAGCGAGGACGCGGTGGGCTGCGACCTGGTCCTCCTGGAGAAGATACCCGCAGACATGCTGGAGCACGCCCTCAGCTTCATCTACACCGACTCCTGTGAGCTGCTGCTGCACGGTACCAGGCCCACGGGCTCGGTTGCCACGCCGGACCACAGCCACTACCAGGACCAG GACCCGGAGCAGGAGAGGCTGATCAGCAGTCTGCAGGAGATGGATTTGAGGGGTCGCTCGGCCCTGGACGTCTACCGCTCCCTGGTCCCCGGCAGCCAAAGAGACGCCGACAAGACCAAGAAGAAGGCCCCCAAGCCCGGCAAGAAGGCCAAGGGGGCCAGAGGCGACGACAAGGCCAGAGCCAACGGGGGAGGCTCCAACCCTGTGAAGGCCTTACAGGTCATCGCCAAAAAGCTTGGCCTGGCCAGTCTGTCTGCAAG ACTGGACGGAGTCAAGTATGAAAACGGGAGGATCAACGTTGTTCACAAAAAGACGGGCAACAAACTCAAGTTCAACCAGAAAAAGTG cGCATACCTATGTGACGTCACTCTGAAGTCTGAAGAAGGAAAAGAGTTTCGCTGTCACAAGAGTGTGCTGTGTGCCCGACTAG AATACTTCCAAAGTATGCTTGGAAATCCATGGGTTGAG GCAACATCGTGTACTGCACTAGAAATGCCAACAAGCTCAGAAATTCTGCATGTCATTCTGGAGTATGTTTACACTGACGAATCCCCCACCATCAAAG AGTGTCTGAATGTAGAGTTTGTGTGCAGCGTCCTGGTGGTGGCTGACCAGCTGCTCATCACACGTCTCAAGGAGATGAGTGAGACTGCCATCACAGAGAACT TGACCCTGAAGAATGCTGCAGAGCTGCTGGAGTTTGCAGCCATGTACAATGCTGAGCAGCTGAAGCTGTCCTGCCTCCAGTTCATTGTCCTCAACATGGCCGCACTCCTGGAAGCCAA agtgcTTGATGTTCTCAGTGATGAAGTGTTGCTGGAGCTGTCTGCATCCTACAGGCGGATG ATCCCAGCCATGCAGAAGAGAGTCATTACGCCCTACCCAGATGCCCCAGACCTCCGCCCatacgaggaggaggactcggAGTCTGTTGTGTTCAGTCCCAAAACACAAAGCGAATTGGAACCCTCCTGCAG AGAAACTCTGTTGAAGAAGGCCAAGGTGAAGGCTAAGAAGAAACCACGACGACGATCGGAAAGTTCCGGAGGTTACACCATCTCCGATAGGATCCAGTGTCCTCCCGTGGCAG TGGTCGCCCCGTGCCTGGTGACGTCCTGCGTCGCCACCTCCAGTGACTCGCTGCAGGAGCTAATGACCTCTGACTCAGACGGCAGCTTTACCGGGGCCGCCAGCCCCCGAGATCTGCAGTCACCCGTCTTCCACGACAAGGCCGAG GTGGAGAAGGCCGTCTGTCAGAAGGCGCTGACCGTGCCCTGCTCCCCGACCTCGCTGGACAACGGACTTCACTGCTCTCCCGGTAGCGCAGCACCAGAACCCATCCCCAAGACCCGGGCCAG GCCTGCAGGTCCATTACCGATCTTGGACCTCAGAACCATCATGCACATGGAGGCTGGCTCCTTTCCTGCACCTGGAGCCACGCCCAGAAGCCCTGGAAG tgtgggcggTAGCAGTAAGCTGTCCCCTGTCCCAGCCAAGTTGTCCCAGAAGCAGAGAAAGATGATCGCCCAGGCTGCCAAGGAACCCCCCAGGGAACCGGGCGTGTCCAGAGCCGTCGCTGTGGTGACCCCCTCTAAGGGCGGAGCCAAGGCCTG GGCAACACCAGTGAAGTCGCCCCCTGCCTCCCGGTCTTTCCGGGACCTcctggcagaggaggagagcatTGTGGGTAGTGGAGCGGGGCAGATGAGGGGGGGCAGCGGCGGCCAAGCAACACAAGGGAGCCCGGTTACCATGACGACCCAGAGAAGGGTCACTTTCAAATGTGCTGAACCAAGTGAGCTTGAAAAAACGTCTGG gCCATGGGTGCTGGGAGCGGTGGGCAGCCCCCCCCGGGCCTCCACCGTCCCCTTCACCGccatcctggaggaggagaagcagcaggAGGCCGCTCTGATCCGCAGCCGGGAGAAGCCCCTGGCGCtcatccag ATCGAGGAGTGTGCCATCCAGCAGCTGCTGATCCACTACAAAGCGCGGGACAACCCAGACGAGCTGATCGCGGTGGAGCGGTCGTCGATGGGTCCGATCGCCACGCCCACCTGGAACAAACAACACTGA
- the tpbgb gene encoding trophoblast glycoprotein b isoform X1, translated as MCTTRVKGGGQPQDGPTHLGLMRVLFFFAVVSTCEGCPDMCLCATQTVKCQNRDLDSIPQPLPDDTKSLFVTGNNITNLGVESFPTRLELLTDLYLNGNEIKSVDSTVFDNLPNLLRLDLTNNKILHFSARAFPVNNTLQVLNLSSAFHNRSSLDVLLSVLQSGILSQLTSLDLSNNDFVIFPGGIFTSLPKMTTLSLRNGSLIAVLNGTLTGPPLRDLDLRDNSLRELPNTTLAEFSLKPGLRVLLAGNPWRCDCFLEDLVEWLKDSELVTDRQNLTCVDPANMKHVPLLKLDASRLECNFLGDMKGVLETSYVFLGLVLALIGVIFLLVLYLNRKGIKRWMYNIRDACRDHMEGYHYRYEINSDPRLANLSINSDV; from the coding sequence ATGTGTACTACGCGTGTGAAAGGGGGTGGACAGCCCCAGGACGGACCGACGCATCTCGGTCTGATGCGTGTGCTGTTTTTCTTCGCGGTGGTGTCGACCTGTGAAGGTTGCCCAGAcatgtgtttgtgcgccacACAGACTGTTAAATGCCAAAATCGGGACTTGGACTCAATTCCACAACCACTACCAGACGATACTAAATccttgtttgttacaggaaacAACATTACTAACCTCGGCGTGGAGTCATTTCCTACCCGCCTTGAGCTGTTAACAGATCTCTATCTTAATGGGAACGAGATAAAATCTGTGGATTCAACGGTGTTTGACAATTTGCCAAACCTTTTAAGGCTGGATTTAACAAACAACAAAATCCTGCACTTTAGCGCTAGAGCTTTCCCTGTAAACAATACATTGCAAGTCCTAAACCTCAGCAGTGCTTTCCACAACCGCTCCTCCCTGGATGTACTCCTGAGTGTCCTGCAGAGTGGAATCCTCTCACAGCTCACCAGCCTGGACCTGTCCAACAATGACTTTGTCATCTTCCCGGGGGGCATATTCACCAGCCTCCCCAAGATGACTACCCTGAGCCTGCGAAATGGCTCCCTCATAGCTGTTCTGAACGGAACCCTCACTGGCCCCCCACTACGGGACCTGGACCTGAGGGACAACAGTTTGAGGGAGctccccaacaccaccctggCAGAATTCAGCCTCAAGCCCGGCCTACGAGTTCTCCTAGCGGGCAACCCCTGGCGCTGTGACTGCTTCCTGGAGGACCTGGTGGAGTGGCTGAAGGACTCGGAGCTAGTGACTGACCGGCAGAACCTCACCTGCGTGGACCCGGCCAACATGAAGCACGTGCCTCTACTGAAGCTTGACGCTTCACGGCTAGAGTGCAACTTCTTGGGCGACATGAAGGGGGTCCTGGAGACGTCCTACGTGTTCTTGGGTCTGGTGCTGGCCCTAATCGGGGTCATCTTCTTGCTGGTGCTCTACCTAAACCGCAAGGGCATCAAGCGGTGGATGTACAACATCCGTGACGCGTGCCGGGACCACATGGAGGGCTACCACTACCGGTACGAGATCAACTCGGACCCTCGACTAGCCAATCTCAGCATCAACTCTGATGTTTAA
- the ibtk gene encoding inhibitor of Bruton tyrosine kinase isoform X2, with protein MSPLIPECTAKCRSTQHADEVVAVLTCCSEKRLQAFLSAHCYNAATLKDAFGRTALHLAASTGKKALLEWLVESKNADLLAKDKESGWTPLHRSVFYGQIHCLMALVKHGGLLSSQDREGLSVLDLTVKDRPEHVVFKNTDPMEVYTWGNNTNFSLGQGNQESRQHPELVDFFARSGVYVKQVVLSKFHSVFLSQKGQVFTCGHGQGGRLGHGDEQTYLVPRMVEGLTSHHCTQVAAAKDHTVVLTEGGYVYTFGLNTFHQLGLSPPPASAYVPKQVFSKNLKGRTVIGVAAGRFHTVLWTREAVYTMGLNGGHLGYLLDPNGEKCVTAPRQVSALHHKDVSIAMVAASNGATVVATEKGDLYLLADYQCKKLASRQLNIKKVLVSGGSLDHRVAPQTLNEGVGEKIAILALDEAGRVFCWRSFSGSVRQCRWAYGRQVFVSDIALSKNNMMFVTQEGEGFSGVWAGEYKKFDGKKDGSVEVCGGHSSAATVYERIRLEKLPYVHRAVGITSDSKGSNFGVLQSDPKTSLFEIPIVSPSSFSQHFGCLLQEADETDSIHDVTLQAGDRTFPAHKYILSMRSEFFRKLFMCEGGGGGMEEAEADGEVQVSEDAVGCDLVLLEKIPADMLEHALSFIYTDSCELLLHGTRPTGSVATPDHSHYQDQDPEQERLISSLQEMDLRGRSALDVYRSLVPGSQRDADKTKKKAPKPGKKAKGARGDDKARANGGGSNPVKALQVIAKKLGLASLSARLDGVKYENGRINVVHKKTGNKLKFNQKKCAYLCDVTLKSEEGKEFRCHKSVLCARLEYFQSMLGNPWVEATSCTALEMPTSSEILHVILEYVYTDESPTIKECLNVEFVCSVLVVADQLLITRLKEMSETAITENLTLKNAAELLEFAAMYNAEQLKLSCLQFIVLNMAALLEAKVLDVLSDEVLLELSASYRRMIPAMQKRVITPYPDAPDLRPYEEEDSESVVFSPKTQSELEPSCRETLLKKAKVKAKKKPRRRSESSGGYTISDRIQCPPVAVVAPCLVTSCVATSSDSLQELMTSDSDGSFTGAASPRDLQSPVFHDKAEKAVCQKALTVPCSPTSLDNGLHCSPGSAAPEPIPKTRARPAGPLPILDLRTIMHMEAGSFPAPGATPRSPGSVGGSSKLSPVPAKLSQKQRKMIAQAAKEPPREPGVSRAVAVVTPSKGGAKAWATPVKSPPASRSFRDLLAEEESIVGSGAGQMRGGSGGQATQGSPVTMTTQRRVTFKCAEPSELEKTSGPWVLGAVGSPPRASTVPFTAILEEEKQQEAALIRSREKPLALIQIEECAIQQLLIHYKARDNPDELIAVERSSMGPIATPTWNKQH; from the exons ATGAGTCCGCTAATACCTGAATGCACAGCGAAGTGCCGCTCAACGCAACACGCGGACGAAGTGGTGGCGGTGCTGACCTGCTGCTCAGAGAAGCGTCTTCAGGCGTTTCTGAGCGCACACTGCTACAACGCAGCCACCCTGAAGGACGCCTTCGGACGCACGGCCCTGCATCTAGCGGCGTCAACGGGCAAGAAGGCcctgctggagtggctggtggaGAGTAAGAACGCGGACCTGCTGGCTAAGGACAAGGAGTCTGGATGGACACCTTTGCACCGCAGTGTCTTCTATGGACAGATCCACTGCCTAATGGCTCTAGTCAAG CATGGAGGTCTGCTGTCCTCACAGGACCGAGAGGGTCTCTCCGTCTTGGACTTAACTGTGAAGGACAGACCAGAACACGTGGTCTTCAAAAACACAG ACCCAATGGAGGTATACACATGGGGCAACAACACTAACTTCAGTCTAGGCCAGGGCAACCAGGAAAGCAGGCAGCACCCGGAACTTGTTGACTTCTTTGCCAGGAGTGGAGTTTACGTCAAGCAG GTGGTGCTGTCCAAGTTCCACTCTGTGTTCCTGTCCCAGAAAGGCCAGGTGTTCACCTGTGGACACGGTCAAGGTGGTCGCCTCGGGCACGGGGACGAACAGACATACCTG GTTCCCCGCATGGTGGAGGGCTTGACGTCCCACCACTGCACCCAGGTGGCCGCGGCCAAAGACCACACGGTGGTGCTCACCGAGGGGGGCTACGTCTACACATTTGGCCTCAACACCTTCCACCAGCTGGGCCTCTCTCCTCCGCCTGCCTCCGCTTACGTCCCGAAGCAG GTGTTCTCAAAGAACCTGAAAGGCAGGACTGTGATTGGTGTGGCTGCCGGAAGGTTCCACACAGTACTGTGGACCAGGGAGGCTGTCTACACGATGGGTCTCAATGGAGGACACTTGG GTTACCTGCTGGACCCCAACGGGGAGAAGTGTGTGACGGCCCCGAGGCAGGTGTCTGCCCTGCACCACAAGGATGTCTCCATCGCCATGGTAGCGGCAAGTAACGGCGCCACCGTCGTTGCCACGGAGAAGGGCGACCTCTACCTGCTGGCCGACTACCAGTGCAAGAAGCTAGCGTCCAG GCAACTGAACATCAAGAAGGTCCTGGTGAGTGGAGGCAGCCTGGATCACCGCGTGGCCCCACAGACGCTGAacgagggagtgggagagaagaTTGCCATTTTGGCCCTGGATGAAGCTGGAAGG GTGTTCTGCTGGCGTTCCTTCAGCGGCTCAGTGCGACAGTGCAGGTGGGCGTACGGACGGCAGGTCTTTGTGTCCGACATCGCCCTCAGCAAGAACAACATGATGTTTGTCACCCAGGAGGGAGAGGGCTTTAGCGGCGTCTGGGCTGGAGAATACAAGAAGTTTGATGGGAAGAAGG ATGGCAGTGTGGAGGTGTGCGGCGGCCATTCCAGCGCCGCCACGGTGTACGAACGCATTCGCCTGGAGAAGCTCCCGTATGTCCACCGAGCAGTCGGCATCACGTCGGACTCTAAAGGAAGCAACTTTGGAGTGCTACAGTCGGACCCAAAAACAAG CCTGTTTGAGATCCCCATCGTCTCCCCGTCCTCCTTCTCCCAACACTTCGGCTGCCTGTTGCAGGAGGCCGACGAGACGGACAGCATCCACGACGTGACGTTGCAGGCCGGCGACCGCACCTTCCCCGCCCACAAGTACATCCTGTCCATGAGGTCCGAGTTCTTCCGGAAGCTGTTCATGTGCgaaggcggcggcggtggcatggaggaggcggaggcagaCGGCGAGGTGCAGGTGAGCGAGGACGCGGTGGGCTGCGACCTGGTCCTCCTGGAGAAGATACCCGCAGACATGCTGGAGCACGCCCTCAGCTTCATCTACACCGACTCCTGTGAGCTGCTGCTGCACGGTACCAGGCCCACGGGCTCGGTTGCCACGCCGGACCACAGCCACTACCAGGACCAG GACCCGGAGCAGGAGAGGCTGATCAGCAGTCTGCAGGAGATGGATTTGAGGGGTCGCTCGGCCCTGGACGTCTACCGCTCCCTGGTCCCCGGCAGCCAAAGAGACGCCGACAAGACCAAGAAGAAGGCCCCCAAGCCCGGCAAGAAGGCCAAGGGGGCCAGAGGCGACGACAAGGCCAGAGCCAACGGGGGAGGCTCCAACCCTGTGAAGGCCTTACAGGTCATCGCCAAAAAGCTTGGCCTGGCCAGTCTGTCTGCAAG ACTGGACGGAGTCAAGTATGAAAACGGGAGGATCAACGTTGTTCACAAAAAGACGGGCAACAAACTCAAGTTCAACCAGAAAAAGTG cGCATACCTATGTGACGTCACTCTGAAGTCTGAAGAAGGAAAAGAGTTTCGCTGTCACAAGAGTGTGCTGTGTGCCCGACTAG AATACTTCCAAAGTATGCTTGGAAATCCATGGGTTGAG GCAACATCGTGTACTGCACTAGAAATGCCAACAAGCTCAGAAATTCTGCATGTCATTCTGGAGTATGTTTACACTGACGAATCCCCCACCATCAAAG AGTGTCTGAATGTAGAGTTTGTGTGCAGCGTCCTGGTGGTGGCTGACCAGCTGCTCATCACACGTCTCAAGGAGATGAGTGAGACTGCCATCACAGAGAACT TGACCCTGAAGAATGCTGCAGAGCTGCTGGAGTTTGCAGCCATGTACAATGCTGAGCAGCTGAAGCTGTCCTGCCTCCAGTTCATTGTCCTCAACATGGCCGCACTCCTGGAAGCCAA agtgcTTGATGTTCTCAGTGATGAAGTGTTGCTGGAGCTGTCTGCATCCTACAGGCGGATG ATCCCAGCCATGCAGAAGAGAGTCATTACGCCCTACCCAGATGCCCCAGACCTCCGCCCatacgaggaggaggactcggAGTCTGTTGTGTTCAGTCCCAAAACACAAAGCGAATTGGAACCCTCCTGCAG AGAAACTCTGTTGAAGAAGGCCAAGGTGAAGGCTAAGAAGAAACCACGACGACGATCGGAAAGTTCCGGAGGTTACACCATCTCCGATAGGATCCAGTGTCCTCCCGTGGCAG TGGTCGCCCCGTGCCTGGTGACGTCCTGCGTCGCCACCTCCAGTGACTCGCTGCAGGAGCTAATGACCTCTGACTCAGACGGCAGCTTTACCGGGGCCGCCAGCCCCCGAGATCTGCAGTCACCCGTCTTCCACGACAAGGCCGAG AAGGCCGTCTGTCAGAAGGCGCTGACCGTGCCCTGCTCCCCGACCTCGCTGGACAACGGACTTCACTGCTCTCCCGGTAGCGCAGCACCAGAACCCATCCCCAAGACCCGGGCCAG GCCTGCAGGTCCATTACCGATCTTGGACCTCAGAACCATCATGCACATGGAGGCTGGCTCCTTTCCTGCACCTGGAGCCACGCCCAGAAGCCCTGGAAG tgtgggcggTAGCAGTAAGCTGTCCCCTGTCCCAGCCAAGTTGTCCCAGAAGCAGAGAAAGATGATCGCCCAGGCTGCCAAGGAACCCCCCAGGGAACCGGGCGTGTCCAGAGCCGTCGCTGTGGTGACCCCCTCTAAGGGCGGAGCCAAGGCCTG GGCAACACCAGTGAAGTCGCCCCCTGCCTCCCGGTCTTTCCGGGACCTcctggcagaggaggagagcatTGTGGGTAGTGGAGCGGGGCAGATGAGGGGGGGCAGCGGCGGCCAAGCAACACAAGGGAGCCCGGTTACCATGACGACCCAGAGAAGGGTCACTTTCAAATGTGCTGAACCAAGTGAGCTTGAAAAAACGTCTGG gCCATGGGTGCTGGGAGCGGTGGGCAGCCCCCCCCGGGCCTCCACCGTCCCCTTCACCGccatcctggaggaggagaagcagcaggAGGCCGCTCTGATCCGCAGCCGGGAGAAGCCCCTGGCGCtcatccag ATCGAGGAGTGTGCCATCCAGCAGCTGCTGATCCACTACAAAGCGCGGGACAACCCAGACGAGCTGATCGCGGTGGAGCGGTCGTCGATGGGTCCGATCGCCACGCCCACCTGGAACAAACAACACTGA
- the ube3d gene encoding E3 ubiquitin-protein ligase E3D, which yields MAATRTTSRVGLFVELRKRLKTGMLIIGKDLVNDPTEVSVAGGDGSLDISTAHGLLSLALPAGVSLEPGSCVQTAACDEELHFRMRINVDQSTDDEGIGSPIERLQTKDSYCFHCQGCRTRLLDDRVFQRVLPLPNGNWNAIVDDWCCHPDPFANLKLLPRAQDCLLGDTFFLLTRDASCQDTLVEEVTRAGTDASQDPKKSCRRLVSISCQSCSAVLGEALAPDSLKFYITQVVVDLTVGGSQVEATVSRSLFLEQSVAARMLELSNTLSVFHFAIQTPDEKPFLLIWLLNTDSVMVSVAEASVRQVDGSVSPGPEEADGECLSSQARPALKLLWIVCSDEGFAQREIVGSWETNAIGHPLILPLPVCEELLQAMEDTNALLPSVLRHMRSYQVSYLRL from the exons GAAAGATCTTGTCAACGACCCAACTGAGGTGAGCGTGGCAGGAGGCGATGGATCTCTTGATATTTCCACGGCCCACGGCCTGTTAAGCCTTGCGCTGCCAGCAGGTGTCAGCCTGGAGCCGGGAAGTTGCGTGCAGACCGCAGCCTGCGACGAGGAGCTGCATTTCAGAATGCGTATCAATGTAGACCAAAGCACAGATGACG aGGGCATTGGCAGCCCGATAGAGAGACTCCAGACCAAGGATAGTTACTGCTTCCACTGTCAGGGCTGCAGGACCCGGCTGCTGGATGACAG GGTGTTCCAGCGCGTGCTCCCCCTCCCCAACGGCAACTGGAACGCCATCGTGGACGACTGGTGCTGCCACCCGGACCCCTTCGCCAACCTGAAGCTGCTGCCCCGGGCCCAGGACTGCCTGCTGGGCGACaccttcttcctcctcaccaGAGACGCCAGTTGCCAGGACACTCTGGTGGAGGAAGTGACCCGTGCCGGAACCGATGCCAGCCAGGATCCAAAG AAATCCTGCCGCAGACTGGTGAGCATCTCCTGCCAGAGTTGTTCAGCGGTGCTGGGAGAGGCCCTCGCTCCAG ACAGCCTGAAGTTTTACATCAcccaggtggtggtggatcTCACCGTGGGCGGGAGCCAGGTAGAGGCCACTGTCAGCAG ATCTCTGTTCCTGGAGCAGAGCGTCGCGGCCAGGATGCTGGAGCTCTCCAACACACTGAGTGTCTTCCACTTCGCCATCCAGACCCCTGATGAAAAGCCTTTCTTACTG ATCTGGTTGCTGAACACAGACTCCGTCATGGTGTCGGTGGCGGAGGCGTCTGTCCGCCAGGTTGATGGCTCCGTCTCCCCGGGGCCCGAAGAGGCTGACGGGGAGTGTCTGTCGAGCCAGGCCCGTCCGGCCCTCAAACTCCTCTGGATCGTGTGCTCCGATGAGGGCTTTGCTCAGAGAGA AATCGTTGGGAGCTGGGAGACCAACGCCATCGGCCACCCCCTCATCCTGCCACTGCCGGTGTGTGAGGAGCTGCTGCAGGCCATGGAGGACACCAACGCCCTGCTGCCGTCCGTGCTGCGACACATGAGGTCCTACCAG GTGTCCTATCTGAGGCTGTGA